The nucleotide sequence TTCAGAAGAAAATTTTAAAAGGTCGaaggagaaagggaagaaaaagaaaagaaaaaggttggTCAAATCCAATGCGCCGTCGGCCATAGAGCCAAAAAACCGAGTCAGTAATCAACTATATGCCCTCGGCGCATCATAGCCGCCGCtagcaacacgtggaggaagtGGTGTTCAGTTgttggctgcaaatcgagcggagaaagggggaatctccggtagctcggacgggtcgcccttgcggcaagcggggttctcaacgcttttctctcgcgccccttcgtcgtcttggaaagcaaggaCGCATTCCTGCtacattgtgaactgtcacaaaggttcaaaaataccgaaaagccgaaaactgcccgtcaagttgcggagcacgtgcgacaatgtaaacaataaacaaccaggagctgcAGCAAGCGGAAGTACATTGCGACTGATCccgctcgccgatgacgtcaattgctgacgtcgtgtcacgttgccaaagtgggcggagtcacgacaaCGGGCtatgccttcccctccctgtggagGAGAAGTGTGGCGAGgacgcgcgaaaatttgaaaccagctgaaacggatgttctaacccctgtaacttccttattatagcacgtattcgcaaaattattgcggcagcatgttcacatagcaaaagtgcgcatatttcccttcattacaatttttggacctcgtggttgtttactggccctttaaagcaTTGTCACTTGTGGGGGAATTGAGGTTGCACACACCATGTCTGTGCTCTACGACGATGCAGCTATTTTCCTGACAGAAAATCAAAGAGCCAAACAGCGGTAACTCGTACTTCATGCAGATGCGGGTTCCCGTTCGGAGCGCAGTGCACGCACAATAAGCAGTCAGAGCAAAGGCTTCTCTGTTGCCTAGGCAATCGTTCCCTCTCCTCACACCACACACATCGCACTACTGCCCCCCACAACCTTTCCTTCCCCTGTTTCCCGTTCGTTCGCTCCGCGTCCACTCCTCCTTCACCTCTCTCCCCGGCCAGTCCACTTCCATTGAGAACACGCTCACTTCCTCGCATCTCTAAGGATTTTCCGGCAGCCGCATTGTAACCACATTATAACTTTCATCTTAGGGGACTATGCAATAAGCGGTATGCATACAGATGAAAATTTATGGGTGGGTAAATGGGAGTTGGAAAAactgcattataaccggtcctgcactgtaCCCAGTTACGTTATAAATGGTCTGAACCCATatgcggagagtacgggggggaggggggggagctgGAGGGCtcggtcccccccccccgaactgcTTGATGGGGAGCACAGACCCTGCTGGCGCCGGCCCTGGATATTTTTTAAGAAATTGGCTTAGGCCCTCGTTTTCTGACGATGGACTGCTGGCCGTAGCTGTCCAGCAGCTATTTCAAAgagggctgtttatgcccgcttcttcttcatttcaaGATTTTAAAATTCGATCATGGGCCAGGGACAAGTCAAATATTCAGCGTAAAATGTCCCTCAAACGAAtttgtacgtgcagaatatgcagggccgtaactaagggggggttgatGGGGTTCTGACACGCCCTGAAATTTTTGCATGTTTTAACCTTTCGGGtcacactaaaatacttgcacgccttcacagcgaccatcagttgccaaagttagccggtCTACACTAAaacaccccccaaaaaaatttctgagTACGAATGTGATAATATGTTGTGTttatgaacaactgaagcgaacGCTTAAGCTATGGCAAGTCTTGAGCCgcgtagcgactggttttcagaacACAAAAATGCAGTCAGTCAGTAAATGCTTTCACGCAGACTTGCTCGCCAAAAAAAAAGGTTAAATTATTGGTAGTCTAAAAatgcctgcctataaaagtgccAAGATGGTACGCATTCTTTATTTATCGGCAAAGGGTTTTACTACCAGTTCGGTGACCGAAGAGCAACTCAAATACTCATCCAGAAACAACCTTTGACGGAAAAATTTGTAAGCACACCTTCAAACAAGGTGttgtggtagcaaatggtatttgctaccttcTGAGAATGATTTTCGGCCATCTTaaattgaattcactggcatagttaaagcttcctgtgccagcattagcccactctctcctgtctggtgcatgttttaacaaagtaaggcatgttaataaaaaaaaatggcgaagcttgcactaagccgcgcaaggcttgaaacagtgaaaatggacGATTCCGAAGACTTAcctgattgcttctaggttgtttctaggccttagctaagtgatgcaggttgtttgttggctgcttctaggtcgttgctaggcattagctaggtgatgctaggttgtttctgcattgattctcagtgcagagaagttcgagttaaaccacagacagtcacaaacaCGGCATGgttgtccaaactgcagagacaaacttgcactgaaaccaagcgttcgcaacttccatagatctacgggcccgtcgtcgttggcgtaggccttctatcgcttcggggtcttctcgcagccaccattgcctttcccgttccctagtattccctCATTGCACGTACTCGATGTCCTTGGCTCGCCACCGTCGCtacgcagccatttgttgttgggctaactgttgccttcttcatttttagtgtacggtgagtagtgagatttacccaatttctgtggcacatacccctttataATTATGATAGTCTTTTGGTTCGTCgggcaaggaacgatttgctaaacagctttgctcttaaaattcggcagatatcCCATGCATTATGGGAATCGATCTTATGCGatacagtcagcgagtagcagcctatgcggcctgattcgctttgagccaagcgtaacATGGTCGATCAATGTCTTCGTGTAGATTGGAAAATAAGTCTTGAGTCTCCCACCAGATATCTTCACAATAATATTGCGGTGTCGGCACCtaagaggatatatatatatatatatatatatatatatatatatatatatatatagacacacacacacaaagagagagagtgtAGCCCGGTCATAACGAAGTTGGCGGGAATCTGAAATTAGATCGCTATAACCGCTTTTTTGCTATATCTAGACTCTAAAAAAGATCAAACATTATGCAGACCAAGAAACAAATTTATTTACACTTTCCGAAAAAAGCGATCAAGGGTCCTTTGCACGCGTTTCGCAAGCGCACATTTCAGAACACGGTGCTCAACGTTGTCCAACAGATCGCAACTGCCCTCTTCAGAGCACAAGTACATACGCAGCGTGTCTACAGCTGCGAGAGGTGCTCCGGCGGTCCCAGGCTGAGACGCACCAATGTCGTCCCCTTCGCCATCCGAGGAACTGCTATTTGCAGCCATTCCCCTTTCGGAGACGCTAGCAGCGAGTTCATCGGTGGTGAGCTCCTCCATTGCGACGAGGCCTTGATCCACCAGGGCAAATTCCTGATAATCCAACCCGCTTGGGACAAGGCTTGCATTGCCCGCTGCCTCCTACAGCTGCCCCAAGCTCGTCACTGCCGCGCCACCATCCGCTGCAGCAGCATCAATGTCTGCTTCTGGTGTTATTTCTTCGGCAGCGCTGCTTCCCCGCGAAAAACCTGCTTTCTCGAAGCAGTGAAGAATGGTCTCAGACTTCACGTCCCGCCAGGCTCCGCTTGCGAAAAATACCGCCTTTACTAGCGGCACCTTCAGGTCGACAGCGTTGTCGGCTGTACGGATGTCAATGAGCCGACGCTCAATGACACGGCGGCGACAATGCACTTTGAAGCTTGCTATCActccctggtccatcggctgcatcTTGGCGGTTGTGTCCGGAGGCAGAAAAAGTATCTTGACAGCTCTCAGATGTGCGTTAACATGGTGTGCGCTGCAAATGTCCAGCAAGAGCAGCACTTTGCGCTTCTTCGTGGACGTTTCCTTATCAAAGTCTGTCAGCCACTTCCGGAATATCTCccccgtcatccacgcctttgtgTTGTGTGTGCACGCGACAGGCATTCACAGCACCTTGGCGAAGCCCCGCGGTTTCTTGGGCTTGCCAATGACCAATAGCGGCCGCTTGTCGGAGCCGTCCATGTTCACGCACACGAACACTGTGATGCGATTTTTTTTCCCCCCCCACACACTTGTCAGTCTTCGCCGCGAGAGTTTTTGCAGGCAACAGCTGAAAGAACAGATTCGTTTCATCAGCGTTGTAAATATCTCTTTCGGTGTATGTCTCAAGAATGCGGCTCCTGTGCTTCACGATCCAATGCTGGAGACCGTCCTCGTCAATGGATGTAGCTTCCCCGacagtgctcttgcatgtgaTCCCACGGCGGTCTTTAAATCGCTGCAACCATCCGTTGCCTGGGCTGAAGTTCTCGTGGCCGAGAGCAAACCCCAGACGTTTGGCCTGCGCTAGCAGGATCGCCCATTGAGCGGGACGTCCTTAGAACGAGCATCTACAAACCATTTGTAGAGCGCCGCTTCGGCATCTCCgtaagtggcagcgcggatcCGCTTCCGTTCACCGCTGCCAACGTCGTCGTCCAAGACGGCACCAATTTTACTTGCATTTCTTATGATTGTCACCAAAGTCGACTGTGCTATGCCGTACTTCCGCGCAATGTCGGTCTTCTTAATTTTCTACCGAACTTCATCCAAAATGGCACGTTTAACTTTTAGAGAGAGCACTTTTCGTTTGGTCGTCGATGAGGCGGTCGTTCCGGGTATGGCTTGACTCGACATAAAGACATGTGCATCGGCGTAAAGTTCGCCGATGCACATGGGCAGGCCTAGCTGCAACTGCGGCAAGTCCAAGCGCACTACGATAATCCGCTTTTCACCAGTGAGACAAGTCGAGCGAATGAATGCTTCTGCTGCTCAACCATGGTCAAGTCCAAGTGCGCTGCAATAATCCGCTTTTCACCTGTGAACAGAGACACAGCACAACATGTGCGAACGGCTGCTTCTGCTGCTaagactgaactgactgaacgcCACGAAAGAAAGAACGGCTTTGTGTGTGACAGGTTTGCGCAGAGCCGCTGGCggagcgccaccgccgcagccaGGCTTAGGCAGGCCTAGAGTTGGTGGTGCCATGCCGTGGAAGAAAAGCAATTTAGGTGCACACCAACTTGCTTCGCTTTTTCACCAAAATGAGGTGCCACAAGCGGAACCGGTCTAAAGCGGCCACAGTTTCTGAAGCTGCCCCCCCGACCTCCTCTCTGAAGAGAGGAGTACGCCATGAAACAAGATAAGACCGCGGCAGTCGGCCCGCCTGGCAGTGGAAGAAAGAATGGGAAGCGTTCGCGAGATGGCTACCGGGTGAATGTGTGGTGCGGTGAAGCAAGCTTTCGCAGGGAGCCAAGTGGGGCTAAGTGGCTGCCGGAAGCCAAGAATTGGCTGTTTTTCGGCCTAGTTGATTCATGCAAAAGCTCAAAAGGTGGTTTGatgggggtttttttttttgttctcgacAAAAAAACCTCGCTATATCCGCTGAGtcgcattttttttacttcgttAAAAGCGGACTTAAAAGGCATTGAAAATGCGGAAATTGGGACGGGAAATCAAGATCACTTCGTTATAACCACTATTTCGCTGTAAGTGGGTTCGTTATAAATTGGCTacactgtgtgtgtatatatatatatatggggagaGTTAGAAACATGGAAGAGCAAGTCAAGTCCACGCCCCATCCGGAAAAATGAAAACTCCCCACCTGTGGTCTGAACTGTAGCCGCATCTGTAGCCGCGAGCTTCCCAACTATAAGCAACATGCCGAACCATCAATAATGGAGATCACCCGCACATATTTTCGTTAGACCAATTATAACGAGGAAAAGCCCGCCGGTGGAATGAGGGGGAGTGGATTCTGCGGCAATATGAAAAAGATGCATAGATTTTTTTGCCCCACGAAGAACATTTTGAGCCCAACGCGCTTCACTGCTGTTTAAGGTGGTGAAATATGAATTTTGCCACAGTTGGCACAAGATACTCTTGAACAAGCGCAGTAAGACGCAGAGGGATAAAATGTAGCAAAATGGCGCAGTTGGACCGCCACTGTACAATTATGCAATCTCAGAAAGGTCGTCCTGCAAGGCCATATGAACGACTTTTGTGTTTTCAGCCTTTCTGGCTAGAATGATAGACCATGCCACCCATCCTCATTCTCGgcctgtccactgcaggacgaaggcctctcgcaATGACCTCCAGTTTACCCTGTCTTGTGCGCATTGCGCATCACTCGTCCTGTCCACTTATTCCATTACTCATTTGTGCATTttgctcagcgcatctacattacaagACAGAGCTGATTCCGTCTCATCCCTATGAACTCTTTCATTTTGACACTCATttaactctctgccttcctcgaccACGTTTCCCAGCCCTTGGTGACCATTCTGTTGCTTGTACTGTCCACCAGTTGGACTGACGTTTGACAGAATATGGTGCACACCATATTCTGTCAAacatagcttaataaaatatttgtggcgcaactgaaacaagcaaggaaaaaaagagaagacaggatggggcccatcctgtcttctctttttttcgttgcttgtatccattgcgccacaaatattttattaagctatgcaccaactcgcccaacatcacACTCTGTCAAACATGTTTGCAAGTTCAGTTGCGCACATATCCTTTCTTTTCACTGCCTGAAGGACGTTATCTCTAGTTTTTTGTGACGTGAACTGCACCACAATGTGTTGCGCATCCTTATCCTTCGTGGGAACTCGGTGAATTACGTAGCACCATCTCCACCAATAGCAGTAGTCGTTTTCGAGCACTTGCACAGAGCTTGACCCACAGTGCTTTTAAGTGCTGCACTCAAAGTTGAGCTTGTGCAGAGCTGGTCAGGCACACTTGTGCTCTATAAGCACAGTCAGAGCTACGATACACCCTCTGGCTTCGACGGCAACCTCTGTGATTCATGCAGAAATCACGGAAGAGAGTGTGTTTCTGTGGTCATGACGCACGAAAATATTGACAGATTTAATTCTGCAATTTCTAGATACCTAAATGACTTCACTGCAATTATGCTGTGTTACCCCCCTTCAAATGGGCACTGAGTGCCCAGCTGAGGATGTCTGCTGTTGCATAAAACTGAATATGTTTTACCCGGCTAGGGTTGTCACATGTCCAGTTTTCGACCGGCCCAGCCAGTTCTTCAGACAGCAGGCCGGTTGCTGGTCTGCACCCAAGACCAACCCCTATTAACTGGGtttttttgtcataatatcgCAGTTCTTTATTTTCTGTGGTGTTTTATAAGTGTCAGTTTAACAACTACGATGGTAAAcatttatcgtcaatcaccaaaacttttatgctattagtcaaccacttttTATGATCCCTTCTAGTGTACCGATAATTGGAATAGATCATCTTATTgcatgcttatatatatatatatatatatatatatatatatatatatatatatatatatatatatatatatatatatatatatatatatatacacacaaatgtCCTATGCTCTTGCGGCATGTGCACTGTATACATTTTAAATTCCAATTTTGTTTTCCTGTGTGTGCGGATAGTTCTACCGTGGCAAGCTCTAGTTTAGTACCAAACATTTGTCTCCATTTCTTTTGTGGCTTTCCGCATCATCAAGCCAGTCAAGATGGCCGGAAGAGTTTAGCATAAAGAAATAATGTGTGCTGTGAGGAAATCTTTAGTGTTAGTTCTTGGATATGTTGCTTGCTTGtgggttttttgtttgtttgtttttctaaaCTTGCTTCAGGttgagtaaagtttttttttttatcatctgTCATATTTAGTAAGTAGTTGAATAAGAGCATGGCAGAGCATTTGTATGCTAAAACAGTTAAGGAACTTTGTCGTGACAGCGCCCACACATAGCACTGCGTGTGGTTGCATGTGTGCCTTTACTGTCCTTGTCTTTCGTGCTGTTCCCCCTAcgatatgttcaaccaactagccaacaagttcaccctgcaagacaaaacatggcgacgcagcaaGGCCTGCTGGGCCATAGTTTACCGAGGTTCGGAGCAACATACCGTTTTGACCGCGGCGCCATAAAGACGACCCACACACAAACCACGATGAACCTCCGACCTTCTCAAGCTGCAGCGTCGTATGTTAAAACCCCCATGGAGAAATATGAGAGGTCATTCAACGGCAGAGCTATGCCGCGCTGAAAACTACAGAGAACGCATTGACTACTTGCATGCGTTTCAACTAACCTCCGAGAGGTGGCGCTGTATGTTCGGGCCTAGAGTGACTGAAACTCTAGGGATGTTCGCGCACGTCGCGTGCAActgcgagtacttctgtgctttCTGTTGGAGCACATGTGCTGATTTTGCATGGTTTCTTGCGGCACGAATAGTAGCTTTGTGAACCTGTGATGGGCAAAAGATGTTTTGTACTGCACTGCAAGACCGCATACAAGTCGTGTCAGGAGAAGTACTCATTATTTTATGCCCCGAAAGACAACGAAAGACGGGGTACACGACGCGATAATAGACGCAAAGACGATTTGATTGCTATACAAAATTACAAAACGAGCATTCACTACATTTGCTCACATGTATCACCCTGAACCAAAGTGGCTCAGACGAGCACACCGTCTGTCGGAAACTGCTAGGAGCTTGAGTGGGCGCCGTTCAAACACCTCTTATATTGCTCCACATGGGTTAGAACGCGGTGAGCTTTCATACTTTGAGCACTACTGTGAGAAATTGCTGCATTATTTTATTACTTCCAAACTTTCGTATAAATCTATTACTTTAGAGCAAGTGGAGGTTAACGATACGTTTATGATTTCAAATGTCTTAATGTGACACCACCTACTTAGTGCCTATGGCAGCCGGCGGTGCCGCATTGTTGTTTTAGGAGCGCAAGAATGCTAGGATTTCAAACGGGCGCTATTAAATATAGACTGCACCGAAATATTTAGGGATCGACATACCCAATGCTGATTGAAGCAGTAaaaattacaaccgggcagcttcattttcttttcgcgaCCCCTTTAACGAGAACGTTAAGGGTTTCAGAATGGCCGAATGTTGGCACATCGCTAGCGCCTCTCTAACAAGTGCGGTTTTTGGTGTGGGtcgcgaaagaagaagaagacgttgatgACAGACTCTCCCACGCTGTTTGCCTGTGTGGTGTAGAGTCGCCTGTGCGACATGCAAGTTATTGAGTTTAAGAAAATTATTCTACATCTTTCTACTACGTCTCGTGTCTTCAATGACGCCGAAGACAACATTTGTTTGTGTCTGTAATTTCACCAGCCTGATGAATTCAGATGCAAAGAGCTTTTTATGGAGGAAGTATGCACGGTTCCtcttcagtgcagcacattcagagcaATAACCAAAACCTCACTTACTTTCAGTACAAGCGCCATTCTGGTGAcgtgtatttttatgccagcctGGTTGGTTAGCTCAGTGTTAAGTTTTTGTGGGCATATACTACATTAAGTTTATTTTGCTCAAGGAAAGCAAcagttacattaaatggcactgcacgCCGAAGACTTAATATGGCCTCTACTGTTCAACATTACCTCCATCTCTTGTCAACCTCCCCCTCTGATGGGtcgggctgtttttttttttcctcggggAAAGGTGGAAAATGAAGACTCGGCCTGGCAAGGCTCTGCTGGTATTGCTTCTGGCCTAACCAGAATACCTTCAAGCCAAGCCGAGACTGTGGCCAAGACAAACAAGCCCTAATTTATCGGCACAAGTAACGTCATGCTTGGGAATGAAGATATCCTGTGTGATCTGTAGAAGCAATGATTATGCACTGTCCTTCTTTTTACACTTCTGCGTAGCCATTTACTGTGGTTGCAGCTGAAAAAGCGACTTTAAAAGCTTTAATCAAAGGTAAAGATTTTTTTCTGTGATGGTTGTACAGGCTGCCATCAGACAGTTTCCATGACACGACCAGGTTTTTGAAAAATTACGGGACTATGCCCCGAGTTTTGCATGTCCAAATTGCCCAACTATTCCAGGTTTTCCAGGTTGGTAGGCACCGTgcttttgttcctgttgtcgctcCAGCTATGGATTCAGAAAAGTCGACATAGTTCTGCGTAGCCTGAATGAAGAGCCGATGAATGAACAGCCACGTGGAATGCCAACAATGGCGCAGACTCCACATTACGTCCACCTGCTGCAGAACTAAGTTGTGCAGTGACTATGGCCTCATGCAATGCGTGAGCAAAGAGGAGCAAAGATTGCTTGCGTCTGGCAAAAAGATGAGACAGACAAGGCCTTTGCTGCATCTCCAATAAAGATTTGCTTTCCTGAATATCTCACATTTCGACTTGCTCACAATTGTAGCATAATTTAAGCTCGGCGCCTTCGTTGAGCTTTTATCGAATTACCACTTATACCGAACTTTTAGGCTGTCCCATtcactttgttataacgagggtTCACTGCAAATGGGGGTGGCTGCTAGGATTGCAAGAGCTATGAAAATGCAAGAAACAAGAAGAATGCACCAATTAGAGAAGTGGcaaaaggcgggctagttggtacataagttaaaacttgaaaaaaaaaatcagcgcaaagacaggacgaaggaaagttACACGAGGCTGCCTGGTCCACGTCGGCACCAATTACATATTACCGTATCCCTTATTGCCCATCTACTGGCTATAAAACTACCATATAAAGCTTGCATCACATTCTATTTGCACATATTCCATGGCCACCCTACTTGAATACACACATGCCAGCTGTGGCCCAATAAATGCTGTCCACAATTAATTCTCTATAAAACGTTTCAGGCCAACATATAAGCTTCAGACGCATGAAGCCAGTAGGACAATGGGCTATGTTGCTGAGGCATGGATTTTATTTTGACACCTACTGTAATGACATATGCAAT is from Rhipicephalus sanguineus isolate Rsan-2018 unplaced genomic scaffold, BIME_Rsan_1.4 Seq8931, whole genome shotgun sequence and encodes:
- the LOC119378602 gene encoding tigger transposable element-derived protein 6-like; the protein is MTGEIFRKWLTDFDKETSTKKRKVLLLLDICSAHHVNAHLRAVKILFLPPDTTAKMQPMDQGVIASFKVHCRRRVIERRLIDIRTADNAVDLKVPLVKAVFFASGAWRDVKSETILHCFEKAGFSRGSSAAEEITPEADIDAAAADGGAAVTSLGQL